From the Methanobacterium sp. CWC-01 genome, the window GAAGTGACCTGGACTCCGGTAAGTCGGGAGAAGACCACACTCTTACCCACGTTGGGGTTGCCCATTAAGAGTATTTTCATGATGATTACCTTTAGGGATTAAAATTAGACCATAATGATACGGGGGATGTTCATAGTGGTTCCACCATAACTTTAGCAGCCATTCCCCTTCCCAGGGCAATCTGACAACCATCCACTTCCAGTACTATCGGCCCCCGGAAGGGAGCTGCGGATAATTTCCGTATTTTTTTTCCTTTACGAAGATTAAGTGATTCTAAACGTCTTACCAATCCACGGCCGCCCTTAACTTCTATTATGGTTCCTAGTTGGCCATTTTTAAGCTGGTCTATGGTGATCATGATCAAACTTCCAGTAATGTGAACCAGATATTAGGTTCCCCTAACTATTTGTTAGGATAACCTAACTCTTCCATAATATATAAAGTTTGGGATCAGAATCTGCTGGACCTAAGTTTTACTTCTAAGGAAACCATTATAAGACATACCGGGGAATAATCTCTAACAAAAGAGGTAAGGACATAATATGGCAAAGTACAGTGTGGAAACATCCATAATCATCAGCATAGTAGTGGGTCTTATCATCTCCAACATTCCCATCGTGGGTATCCGGGGAATGTTCTTCATAATCATAGTGGGATTTATTGCCAGCTACTACACCGTTCCAGAGAAAACCAGCTATAAGGTGGGAGCCACGGCCGGGGTGGTTATGGCCATTATATTACTGGTAATTAGTTTTCTATCCCCACCGGATCTACCTTACACCCTGCCCAGTGCCACCTCTCTGGGAGTGTCAGCCATGGCCAACGAATTCTTCGTCCTGATACTTGGCATCATAATGTCACTTTTAATATACGGATTTCTGGGGGCCCTGGGAGGCTACCTGGCCACTCAGTTCTTCAATCCACCTGAAGTGGTAGAAAAACCCCGATACATGGAAAAAAAACCTAAAATGGTATCCAAAAAAAGGCCCAGAAGGACCTTGGAAAGAAAAAAACTTTAATTTTTTGGTGGGTTAATTGACAAAGGTACTGGTAGTCGGATCCGGGGCGGGGGGAGGCATTCTGGCCAGTGAACTATCCCGAAGGGGGGTGGAAGTTACCATCATCGAGAAGGGACCCTCCACTCCGCCGGGTGATGCTTACTGCCACTATGAGATCATAAATACCGGTGTAGAGATCCTTAAAACCGACTGCGTAGGGGGTACCACTATGGTAACCACCGGCAACGCCGTGAGAACCTGCCAGGAGGAGCTCAGAAAATACAACATCAATATTGATGCTGAGCTTGATGATGTGGAACAGGAAGTGGGAGTTTCCATCCTTCCGGACTCACTATTGGGGGAGGGAACTCGCAAGATAATGGACGGTGCCCGGGAACTGGGTTTCACCATGGGACCCATGCCCAAGTTCATTGACCCCCGTCTGTGCAAGCCCTGCGGTAAATGTGCCCTGGGATGTCCCCGTGATGCCAAATGGACCTCCCAGAATTACCTTAAAACTGCCGTTAACTTCGGAGCCAGTTTAATAGAAAACCGCCCCGTGGTGGATATAATAGTAAAAAATGGGGAATTGAAGGGAGTTACAACTACCAATAAAGATTATTTCGCTGATATAGTGGTGTTATCGGCTGGGGCCATGGCCACCCCCCGATTGTTGCAACAAGCAGGGATAAAAGCTGGGAAACAACTTTTTGTGGATACCTTCATCACCATCGGCGGAGTGCTAAAGGGTATTGGCTTCAACGAAGAGGTGCAAATGAACGCCCTCCTTAAAAGAGAGGATCTGATTATCACGCCCCATTTTTCCAGTATACTGGTAGATAAGATACCAGATGCGGCTCCGGAAGACATACTGGGCTTGATGGTGAAAATAAAAGATGATAACCAAGGCAGAGTCACAACTAATTCAGTTGTAAAGTACAGTACCGCCAGGGATGTGGGCCTGTTATGCGAGGGAGCGGCTATGGCCGGTTCCATACTAACAGCTGCTGGTGTTGATCCCCTAACCCTGGTGTCAAGTCCCGCTCGAGGAGCTCATCCCGGAGGAACGGCCGCTATTGGCGAAGTAGTTGATTCCAATCTGGAAACAGAAATAGATGGCCTATTTGTGGCCGATGCCAGTGTCCTGCCCCGTGCACCGGGAGCTCCACCAGTCCTGACCATCCTGGCCATGTCCAAGCGCCTGGGCAGATACTTATCCGCGGAAAGGGTTTAGATTCTTATTTTACGTATACCATCCATTAATTCATCCAGCACGGTGGCCATGTTCAGTTTATCCTGTGCTTCCAACACTTTCTCCAGTTCAGCATGGGTTTCCGGGTGTCGGGGTGCGGCGCTACAACCGGCCTCGGGCAGGATGGATATCTGGTAGGTGCCTATCTTCTTGGCCAGATTCTCAATCTCCACCTTATCTAGGCCTATCAGGGGGCTTAAGAGAGGCATGGTGGTGAAGTAACGGGTGGCCACCAGGTTAGGAAGTGTCTGGGATGCTACCTGGCCCATGCTACTCCCATCCAGGGTGGCCAGGGCTCCCTCTCTTCCTGCCAGTTTCTCAGCCACCTGGTACATGCCACTTTTGCACAGTACACAGGTCATGCGGGAAGGTGCCTCCTTCTGGCAGTGGGTGAGGAATTCACCATAATCCACACAGTAAAGATCTAAACGGGAGCCATGGGAGTATTCCTTAAGCTTCCCGGCCATTTTGGTGATTTTCTCCTCCTCGCCGGAGGTGTAGGGATAGTTGTTGAAGTGTAACGCGGTGATACTGCAGCCCCGCTTCATCATGAGATAACAGGCCACCGGAGAGTCAATTCCTGTCGATAGAAGGGCTACCAACCTCCCCTGGGTACCGATAGGCAGACCCCCGGGACCAGGGATTTTCTGGTGAAAGATGTAGGTCTTATCCTCCCTCACCTCCAGGAATATTTCAAAATCAGGGTTGGTGAGATCCACCCGGGACTGGGTGACTCCATAAACCACCGAACCAGCAAATGCTGCCAGTTCCTGGCTGGTGAACTTGTGCTGGCCCACCCGGCGGCAGCGGATGGCGAAGGAATCTTCGCCCGAGAATACACCTTCTTCCACCAACTCCCGGGTGTAGCTGGCTAACCTTTCTTTTATGACCCCATAGTCAGTGTCGGTGACCACGGCGGGGCTGAAGGACACCACCCCGAAGGTCTTGGTTAGAACCTCCACAGATCTATTTAGGTCTTCAACCTGGAGGAAGATGCGTCCCTGCTCCATGGTGGACTGGCATTCCAGGGCTGATTTAATGTTACTTAAAAGTCTTTTCTCAAACCGCTTCCGCACCACCGGACTTTTTATACCAATTTCCCCATAGCGGACGATTATTAAATCTTCTTTCATGATTCTCCTTTCGTAAATTTCTAAAGCCTTTTTATAGGTTGAGTAATCTAACTTTCTTTTTATTATGTTGAGTAATCTAATATTTTATTTGAATTTTAAGCTTGAATAATCATTGGTTTTTTTAAAGTGAAGAACCGGTCCCTGGTTAAAATAGAAATCCGTGAGGATATGAACATATTGGTGATCATGTTGCTAGAATCGCCTCTTCTAATTGGTGTGAAAGGGATGTAGCTAGCCAGTGAAATTGATTTTGGGCTTCCATCTGGAAGTCTAATTTTAGGTTTGAATAATAATTAAAAAAATAGATGACCCCGGGAAGCGAATCCCGGGAGGGAGGCGGTAGGAATTGAAATTTTTCTGTTATCCTGTTTTTACCGGTTGTGGCGGTCTGAGCAGAGTGAAGGCCAGTATTAGGCCTATAATGGCCAATACCAGGACGTAGGGGAACACCCCCAGGTAAGATCCAGTTGAGGTTTTTATGAACCCGGCCAGCTGGGGGCCGACTATGCCCCCGGCACCATAAGCCAAAAAGAGCAGACCATAATTCCGGGGATAATCCAGGTTTCCAAAGTAACTGCCGCAGGTGGTGGGTGCTATGGCCAGCCATCCTCCCAGACATCCCCACAGGATGGCAAAGGCCAGTATATAAACCGTGACGCTGGGTATCACCATGATAAGTAGTGACGCCAGGGTGATGAGGATGAAGGATAGTACGGCGGTGTTACGGGGTGTCACTCGGTCCGTTAAAAAACCAAAGACCGGTCTTCCGAAGCCGTTGAAAACAGCAAAGACACCCACCAGGGTGGTGGCCAGTGTCGCTTCCACCCCCACTTCCACTCCCAGGGGTTTGGAAATCCCGATGGCCATGAGACCGGCCAGACAGCCGATGAAGTAGCACACCCATAGGGCATAGAATGATCTGGTCCGGACCATGTCCTCCCGCATGAGTTCACATAAGGCATCCTGTCCCGGCTCGGGTGGAGTGGGAGTCCAACCTGCCGGGGTCCAACCCGTCTTTGGGAATCTGAGGGGTAAAGCCAGGAGTACGGTGAGTAGAATGAAGGCTATACCGAAGACGCGGAAGGTGTTCATAACCCCCGCCGAAGCTATTAGATACCCGGCGATGTTGGCGGTGATAAGTGCCGAGAAGCCGAACCCCAGGAGGGTTAGGCCCACGGCCAGCCCCCGTTTGTCGGGGAACCAGCGGGAGGCGACGGCCACTGGTACTCCGTAGGCTATGCCCACCCCCGCCCCGGCGATTACACCATAGAAGATGTACAGCCACTGTACGGAGATGGCGAAGGATGACAGAAGCCAACCCAGACCGGTCAGTAGACCGCCCATTATGACCATGTTTCTTGGCCCGTACTTTTCGATGTACTTCCCGGTGAAGGGCATGGCAATGGCAAAGAATGCCAGGAACACCGAGAAGGGCAGGAGAATCTCGTTGGCATTCACCACCTGCCCGAGTTGGGTGGTGAAGTATGTGGTTAGGGGTGCTACAAACACACTCCAGGAGTAGATGGTGCCCAGACAGAGGTTGATGATCATGCCCAGGACGACGAGTATCCATCGTCCCTTTAGAGCATCCATCCCCATTATTTTTTCATCTGCACTTTTTCCCATCAAATCACCCCAAAAACGTTTTAACTCATTCTTGGAGTTTTTATTTTGTTATTCTTCCAGGGTGGAGGTGTCACCTAGATCTTCACCTTCTTCCTGGGCGCGGAGTATTCGGCGCATGATCTTTCCACTACGGGTTTTGGGGAGTTTATCCACCTCTACGATCTCACCCAAAACAGCTACCGGTCCTAACTCGTATCGTACGTGTTTTTTTAGATCTTCGATGAGTTGGGTTTTGAGTTCGTTTCCTTCCCTCAAAATGACAAAGGCCTTTATGACCTCCCCCTTAATGGGATCAGACCGGCCGATAACTGCGGCCTCAGCCACTGCGGGGTGACTGACAAAGGCGGATTCCACCTCAGCTGATCCAATACGGTGCCCGGCAATTTTCAGTACATCATCGGAACGGCCCTGTATCCAGAAGTAACCGTCTTCGTCTTGACGTACCATGTCCCCCGCCTTGTAGACGCATCCAGGAATGTCTTTCCAGTATACGTCCAGGAAACGTTCCTTATCCTTGTAGAGGGTTCGGAACATGGAGGGCCAGGGATTTTTCACAACCAAATAGCCACCTTTGCCCAGTGGGACTTGGTTACCCTCTTCATCAACCACCTGGGCATCTATACCTGGAAATGCCCTGGTACAGGAGCCGGGTTTAAGGGGAGATACCGGTAGTGGAGATATGAGGTGCATGCCGGTTTCAGTCTGCCACCAGGTGTCCATAATGGGACATTTCTCCTTACCCACGTTGGTGTAGTACCACATCCAGGCCTCGGGGTTGATGGGTTCCCCCACCGTTCCCAGAATCCTCAGGGAACTGAGGTTGTAGAGGTTGGTGTATCTGGCCCCGAAACGCATCAGATGCCGGATAGCAGTGGGGGCGGTGTAAAACTTGGTAACCCCATATTTTTCCACGATCTTCCACCACACCCCCAGGTCGGGGTAGTCTGGCGCGCCCTCGTAGACCACGGTGGTGGTTCCCAGTAGTAACGGGCCGTATATAACGTAGCTGTGACCAGTGATCCATCCAATGTCTCCGGTACACCACCACATATCATCTTCATGAATGTCGAATATATTTCGCAGGGTGGTGGCCACCCCGACCATGTATCCAGCAGTAGTGTGCATAACCCCCTTGGGTTTACCAGTGCTGCCCGAGGTGTAGAGTATGAAAAGTGGGTCCTCAGCATCCATAGGTTCAGGAGGACAGTCCACCGGTTCTCCCTCCACCAGGCGTTCATAGAATATTTCCCGTCCCGATAGTTCGGATATTTCAATGTCACTGCCGGTGTGCTTGACCACCACGATGGTTTCAATGGTAGGACACTGCAGGATAGCCTCGTCAGCGATTTTCTTTAAATCAATGATCTTACCTCTCCGGTAGGTTCCATCGGCGGTGAATAATACCTTAGCTTTGGCATCGTTCATTCGATCCACAAAGGCTCCCACTGAGAGGCCGGAATAAACCACACTGTGCACCGCCCCGATCTTGTTGCAAGCCAGGAGCGCTATTAAAAGTTCGGGACACATGGGCAGGTACATGGAAACTGTGTCTCCCTTCTTGACTCCCAGGTTTTTCAGGGCGTTAGCCAGTTTATTAACTTCCAGGTACAGTTCGTAGTAGGTTATCTTCTTTTCATGACCTCGTTCGTTAATGTAAAGGATGGCGATCTGGTTACGTTTTTCGGTTTCGATCCAGCGGTCCACGGCATTGTAGGCCAGGTTAATCTTACCCCCGGTGAACCACTTATAGAATGGTTTTTCCGAGTCATCTAGGACTTTATCCCACTTCTTGAACCATTCAAATTGTTCTGCCTGCTCAGACCAGTATTTATCCAGGTCTTTACCCTTCTCTATTTCTGCATCCCAATCCTTGACGTGGGCTCGGTTTTTCACATCTTCGCTAGGTTTGAAAACCCTTTTCTCGTCCATAAGGACTGTGGTATCGTGTACCATTTATATTCCACCATTTTTCCCTGGTTAACTAATGATACTAACTAAGTTGCTCTTGCTATTTATATTTTACTATGATTAATCATTATAAATTCATATTAATCATGATAAATAAGTGATTTGAAGACTCAATAAAAAATGCTGTATTTTAGGGTTAATTGGAAAAATAAAAAAATAAAAAAAATGGAAGGATTTATCCTTCTATTACATCATGGGAGGCATTCCGCCCATTCCACCCATACCTGGTGGCATGCCTTCCATGCCTTCA encodes:
- a CDS encoding OFA family MFS transporter; this translates as MGKSADEKIMGMDALKGRWILVVLGMIINLCLGTIYSWSVFVAPLTTYFTTQLGQVVNANEILLPFSVFLAFFAIAMPFTGKYIEKYGPRNMVIMGGLLTGLGWLLSSFAISVQWLYIFYGVIAGAGVGIAYGVPVAVASRWFPDKRGLAVGLTLLGFGFSALITANIAGYLIASAGVMNTFRVFGIAFILLTVLLALPLRFPKTGWTPAGWTPTPPEPGQDALCELMREDMVRTRSFYALWVCYFIGCLAGLMAIGISKPLGVEVGVEATLATTLVGVFAVFNGFGRPVFGFLTDRVTPRNTAVLSFILITLASLLIMVIPSVTVYILAFAILWGCLGGWLAIAPTTCGSYFGNLDYPRNYGLLFLAYGAGGIVGPQLAGFIKTSTGSYLGVFPYVLVLAIIGLILAFTLLRPPQPVKTG
- a CDS encoding FAD-dependent oxidoreductase, whose protein sequence is MTKVLVVGSGAGGGILASELSRRGVEVTIIEKGPSTPPGDAYCHYEIINTGVEILKTDCVGGTTMVTTGNAVRTCQEELRKYNINIDAELDDVEQEVGVSILPDSLLGEGTRKIMDGARELGFTMGPMPKFIDPRLCKPCGKCALGCPRDAKWTSQNYLKTAVNFGASLIENRPVVDIIVKNGELKGVTTTNKDYFADIVVLSAGAMATPRLLQQAGIKAGKQLFVDTFITIGGVLKGIGFNEEVQMNALLKREDLIITPHFSSILVDKIPDAAPEDILGLMVKIKDDNQGRVTTNSVVKYSTARDVGLLCEGAAMAGSILTAAGVDPLTLVSSPARGAHPGGTAAIGEVVDSNLETEIDGLFVADASVLPRAPGAPPVLTILAMSKRLGRYLSAERV
- the thiI gene encoding tRNA uracil 4-sulfurtransferase ThiI — protein: MKEDLIIVRYGEIGIKSPVVRKRFEKRLLSNIKSALECQSTMEQGRIFLQVEDLNRSVEVLTKTFGVVSFSPAVVTDTDYGVIKERLASYTRELVEEGVFSGEDSFAIRCRRVGQHKFTSQELAAFAGSVVYGVTQSRVDLTNPDFEIFLEVREDKTYIFHQKIPGPGGLPIGTQGRLVALLSTGIDSPVACYLMMKRGCSITALHFNNYPYTSGEEEKITKMAGKLKEYSHGSRLDLYCVDYGEFLTHCQKEAPSRMTCVLCKSGMYQVAEKLAGREGALATLDGSSMGQVASQTLPNLVATRYFTTMPLLSPLIGLDKVEIENLAKKIGTYQISILPEAGCSAAPRHPETHAELEKVLEAQDKLNMATVLDELMDGIRKIRI
- the acs gene encoding acetate--CoA ligase, which gives rise to MVHDTTVLMDEKRVFKPSEDVKNRAHVKDWDAEIEKGKDLDKYWSEQAEQFEWFKKWDKVLDDSEKPFYKWFTGGKINLAYNAVDRWIETEKRNQIAILYINERGHEKKITYYELYLEVNKLANALKNLGVKKGDTVSMYLPMCPELLIALLACNKIGAVHSVVYSGLSVGAFVDRMNDAKAKVLFTADGTYRRGKIIDLKKIADEAILQCPTIETIVVVKHTGSDIEISELSGREIFYERLVEGEPVDCPPEPMDAEDPLFILYTSGSTGKPKGVMHTTAGYMVGVATTLRNIFDIHEDDMWWCTGDIGWITGHSYVIYGPLLLGTTTVVYEGAPDYPDLGVWWKIVEKYGVTKFYTAPTAIRHLMRFGARYTNLYNLSSLRILGTVGEPINPEAWMWYYTNVGKEKCPIMDTWWQTETGMHLISPLPVSPLKPGSCTRAFPGIDAQVVDEEGNQVPLGKGGYLVVKNPWPSMFRTLYKDKERFLDVYWKDIPGCVYKAGDMVRQDEDGYFWIQGRSDDVLKIAGHRIGSAEVESAFVSHPAVAEAAVIGRSDPIKGEVIKAFVILREGNELKTQLIEDLKKHVRYELGPVAVLGEIVEVDKLPKTRSGKIMRRILRAQEEGEDLGDTSTLEE
- a CDS encoding DUF5518 domain-containing protein is translated as MAKYSVETSIIISIVVGLIISNIPIVGIRGMFFIIIVGFIASYYTVPEKTSYKVGATAGVVMAIILLVISFLSPPDLPYTLPSATSLGVSAMANEFFVLILGIIMSLLIYGFLGALGGYLATQFFNPPEVVEKPRYMEKKPKMVSKKRPRRTLERKKL
- a CDS encoding FeoA family protein, which codes for MITIDQLKNGQLGTIIEVKGGRGLVRRLESLNLRKGKKIRKLSAAPFRGPIVLEVDGCQIALGRGMAAKVMVEPL